In Lapillicoccus jejuensis, the DNA window CTCGCCGCGCGCGTCGAGCTGGGTGATGACCGCGGCGACGACCTGGTCCGACAGGGCGGTGGCGCGCTCCTCGTCGCCGACCGGCTCGTCGAGCCGCTCGACCAGCCCGCTGAGGTACGGCGTCGCGGCCGTCTCGTCGAGGCCGTGGAGCCGGAACCGGTCCGTGCCGACGGCGACGAGCCCGAAGACGTTCTCGCCGATGAGCCCGACCTGGCGGATGCGCGCGACGGTCCCCACCTCGTGGACGTCGCGGATGCCCTCGCCGACCTCGAAGCCGCGGCGGATGCACACGACCCCGAACTCGGGCGTCACCCCGACCTCCTGGGCCTCCTCGCCGAGCAGGTCGGTGAGCATCGCGATGTAGCGCGGCTCGAAGATCTGCAGCCCGAGCGGTGCACCCGGCACCAGGACCGTGCCGAGGGGGAAGAGCGGGAGACGTTCCACCCCCACCACCCTACGATCGGGTCATGGCCCGCGTCCCGTCCGAGACCGCCCCGCTGACGAGCTTCCGCCGGGGGACGATGACCTTCGAGGTC includes these proteins:
- a CDS encoding LON peptidase substrate-binding domain-containing protein, which encodes MERLPLFPLGTVLVPGAPLGLQIFEPRYIAMLTDLLGEEAQEVGVTPEFGVVCIRRGFEVGEGIRDVHEVGTVARIRQVGLIGENVFGLVAVGTDRFRLHGLDETAATPYLSGLVERLDEPVGDEERATALSDQVVAAVITQLDARGEALSDDGRPPDDPTGVSWWAPQVLELEPSEAQLLLAAPDTETRLGMVLRTAKRETQLETDLGVTMAPRFGPPASWN